The following are from one region of the Thermococcus cleftensis genome:
- a CDS encoding fibrillarin-like rRNA/tRNA 2'-O-methyltransferase: MRIKKHKFPGVYVFIDEDGSEKIATKNLVPGQRVYGERLIKFEGEEYRVWNPSRSKLGAAILKGLKHFPIRPGSTVLYLGVASGTTASHVSDIVGWEGKVFGVEFSPRVLRELVPLVEERRNLVPILGDATKPEGYRALVPKVDVIFEDVAQPTQAKILIDNARVFLKSGGYAMISVKSRSIDVTKEPEQVFDEVEKELSEYFKVVERLSLEPYEKDHALFVVRKP, encoded by the coding sequence ATGAGGATTAAGAAGCACAAGTTCCCGGGCGTTTACGTCTTCATCGACGAGGACGGTAGCGAGAAGATAGCAACGAAGAACCTCGTTCCGGGCCAGAGGGTCTACGGCGAGAGGCTGATAAAGTTCGAGGGCGAGGAGTACAGGGTGTGGAACCCCAGCCGCTCCAAGCTCGGCGCGGCCATACTCAAGGGACTCAAGCACTTCCCGATAAGGCCCGGCTCGACCGTCCTCTACCTCGGAGTGGCAAGCGGAACGACTGCCAGCCACGTCAGCGACATCGTCGGCTGGGAGGGCAAGGTCTTCGGTGTCGAGTTTTCCCCGAGGGTTCTCAGGGAGCTGGTCCCTCTGGTTGAGGAGAGGAGGAACCTCGTCCCCATACTCGGCGACGCCACCAAGCCGGAAGGCTACCGCGCGCTCGTCCCTAAGGTCGATGTCATCTTCGAGGACGTCGCCCAGCCGACCCAGGCGAAAATCCTGATAGACAACGCAAGGGTCTTCCTCAAGAGCGGCGGCTACGCCATGATTTCCGTCAAGAGCAGGAGCATCGACGTCACCAAGGAGCCGGAGCAGGTGTTCGACGAGGTGGAGAAGGAGCTTTCCGAGTACTTCAAGGTCGTCGAGAGGCTTTCCCTTGAGCCCTACGAGAAGGACCACGCGCTCTTCGTTGTCAGAAAACCGTGA